In a single window of the Eshraghiella crossota genome:
- a CDS encoding NTP transferase domain-containing protein produces MSVSKTIVISCAGMGTRLGIGTTKALIDIEGKPLILRQLELLKDFDDIRIVVGYQMEKVIEVVNNYRKDILFVFNHNYRNTGTGGSFSLGIKHAREMVVSLDGDLLVHPDDLMRIMHSDKECACGTKIGTDNPMLMKTIKENGKELCTGFSREEGSYEWTGLAQVYTDRLIPGDRHVCDMLESVLPIEMEYIRTREIDTMNDYENAVKWIKNGYND; encoded by the coding sequence ATGTCAGTTTCTAAAACAATTGTTATAAGCTGTGCCGGAATGGGAACAAGACTTGGTATAGGAACAACCAAGGCACTGATAGATATTGAAGGAAAGCCTTTAATATTAAGACAGCTGGAACTCTTAAAAGACTTTGATGATATAAGAATTGTTGTGGGCTATCAGATGGAAAAAGTTATTGAAGTTGTGAACAATTACCGCAAGGATATTCTTTTTGTGTTTAACCATAACTATAGAAATACGGGAACAGGTGGAAGTTTTTCCCTTGGTATAAAGCATGCAAGGGAAATGGTCGTCTCACTTGACGGAGATCTTCTCGTGCACCCGGATGATTTAATGAGGATTATGCACAGTGATAAGGAATGTGCATGTGGAACTAAAATCGGAACGGATAATCCTATGCTGATGAAGACCATTAAGGAAAACGGCAAAGAGTTATGTACAGGGTTTTCAAGAGAAGAAGGAAGTTATGAATGGACAGGCCTTGCACAGGTATATACTGACAGACTTATACCCGGAGACAGACATGTATGTGACATGCTTGAATCTGTACTTCCTATTGAAATGGAATATATCAGAACAAGAGAAATCGACACAATGAATGATTATGAAAATGCCGTTAAATGGATTAAAAACGGATACAACGATTAG